A part of Blastopirellula marina genomic DNA contains:
- the rny gene encoding ribonuclease Y, with protein sequence MGSGWYIALTAVIAAVGSALLVKFIDRLRKKDVETEATQILDKAKQDSENLKKEALLEAKEEALKQKTQSEKDLSKQRDEIREREKSLDRREESLEQQATHLRKQENMVEKNQRRLSEKIEENEKRSTTLENIIRDQQERLHRMSGLNAEEAKSELLKLLDQQLQSETGAIILKHQRRLEDEVRPIAQDMLLTAMQRFAAAHTAESTTSTVDIPSDEMKGRIIGREGRNIRSFEKETGVDVIIDDTPGVVIVSGFDPVRREIARQALNKLIADGRIHPSRIEEVVKETQAEIETTIRKKGEEAATEINVMGLQPRLIEMLGRLHFRTSYSQNVLRHSVEVGFIAGLLAEMIGLDPQVARRAGLLHDIGKAADHELEGGHPKIGADLLKRHGESPEVVHAAFGHHDEIITEYPYTMLVATADACSASRPGARRETLERYIKRMEELEAIATGFHGVEQAFAIQAGRELRVIASAKEVNDEMAAKICRDIAKAFEQQLTYPGEIKVTMVRESRFTEFAR encoded by the coding sequence GTGGGATCGGGATGGTATATCGCGTTGACGGCAGTCATCGCGGCGGTTGGATCCGCGCTGCTCGTCAAATTCATCGATCGGCTTCGCAAGAAAGATGTGGAGACCGAGGCGACTCAAATTCTCGACAAAGCCAAACAAGATTCCGAGAATCTCAAAAAGGAAGCCCTTCTCGAAGCCAAGGAAGAAGCTCTTAAACAGAAGACGCAGTCCGAAAAAGATCTCTCCAAGCAACGAGACGAAATTCGGGAACGAGAAAAGTCGCTCGATCGACGGGAAGAATCGCTGGAACAGCAAGCGACTCATCTCCGCAAACAGGAGAACATGGTCGAGAAAAACCAGCGTCGTCTGTCCGAGAAGATCGAAGAAAACGAGAAGCGTTCGACCACTTTGGAAAACATCATTCGGGATCAGCAGGAACGCCTGCACCGAATGAGCGGGCTCAATGCCGAAGAGGCGAAGAGCGAGCTTTTGAAGCTGCTCGATCAGCAGTTGCAATCCGAGACAGGGGCCATCATTCTCAAGCACCAGCGTCGTCTGGAGGACGAAGTTCGTCCGATTGCTCAAGACATGCTGCTGACCGCAATGCAGCGTTTCGCTGCGGCGCACACGGCCGAATCGACCACCAGTACGGTCGATATCCCCAGCGACGAGATGAAGGGACGCATCATCGGTCGGGAAGGGCGGAACATCCGCAGCTTCGAGAAAGAAACCGGCGTCGATGTCATCATCGACGATACGCCGGGCGTGGTGATTGTCAGTGGTTTTGATCCCGTTCGACGCGAGATCGCTCGACAGGCGCTTAACAAGTTGATCGCTGATGGTCGGATTCACCCATCGCGCATCGAGGAAGTGGTCAAGGAAACCCAAGCGGAAATCGAAACAACGATCCGCAAAAAGGGGGAAGAGGCCGCGACCGAAATCAACGTCATGGGGCTGCAACCACGGTTAATCGAAATGCTGGGGCGTCTCCATTTTCGCACCAGCTACAGCCAGAATGTGTTGCGACATAGCGTCGAAGTCGGTTTTATTGCTGGACTGTTAGCCGAAATGATCGGTCTCGATCCGCAGGTAGCTCGCCGCGCGGGCTTGCTGCACGACATCGGTAAGGCAGCCGATCACGAATTGGAAGGTGGACACCCCAAGATTGGTGCCGACCTTTTGAAGCGACACGGCGAATCGCCAGAAGTCGTCCATGCGGCTTTCGGTCATCATGACGAGATTATCACCGAGTATCCCTACACGATGCTGGTCGCCACGGCGGATGCATGTAGTGCCTCGCGTCCAGGTGCCCGTCGCGAGACGCTCGAACGTTACATCAAGCGTATGGAAGAGCTCGAAGCGATTGCCACCGGCTTCCATGGCGTCGAACAGGCGTTCGCTATTCAAGCAGGTCGCGAGCTGCGTGTGATTGCTTCCGCCAAGGAAGTCAACGACGAGATGGCCGCCAAGATTTGTCGTGATATCGCCAAGGCGTTCGAGCAACAGCTGACGTACCCGGGCGAAATCAAAGTTACCATGGTTCGCGAATCCCGCTTTACGGAATTCGCGAGGTAA